The Proteiniborus sp. DW1 genome segment TCATTTCCTTTGCTGAATCATTAAGTCTTATAATTATAGTTTTCACAATATCAATGGCTAATGCAATAGTTTCAAACTTAGTCTTAGTTTCCTCAACACTAATTTTTTGTTCATCAGCTAGCTCTTTTATTTCTAACATTTCCTGCACTGCATTTTCAGAATCTGTTTTTAAATATAAAATTAGTTCTTTTATCTCTTCAGTAAAGCTATTAGACTGATCTGCTAACTTCCTTATTTCTTCAGCAACTACAGCAAATCCTTTTCCAGCCTCCCCAGCTCTTGCTGCTTCTATAGCTGCATTAAGAGCTAACAAATTAGTTTGCTCAGATATTTTCTTGATCATCTCGCTTGCAGCTTCTATTTTTTCTGCATTTTCCTTATTATTTATGACGATATTATTTATATGCTCTATTACTTCATTGTTTTTCTCTGTTTTTTGGATAAGTCCTCCGAGAACTATAAACCCATCCTCTTTTTGATTGTCTATTTTTTCTATAGCATTGTTAAGTTCTCTAGTACAATCATCACATTCATCAAATAGCTTTCCAATATCCTCAATGTATCCTGCAGATATTTCAGTATCTTTGGCTTGTTCACTTGCCCCCTTAGCTATTTCCTCTACAGCCTTAGCAACCTCATCTGATGCTATGGCTGTCTGATTTGTGACATCGATAAGTTCAGATGAAGAAGTACCTACATGTTGAGAAACTTCCATAGTTTTTCCAATAATGTTCCTGAAATTGCTTTGCATTTTTATAAGAGCCTTTGCTATACTACCAATTTCATCATCTCTTTTACTATATAAATTTACCTCTTTATCTCGCTTAAACGTCAGATTATAATTAGACAATGTCTCAATTTCTTCAGTTAGACTTATTATACTCTTTGCAATACTATTAGAACGTACAAATAGTACTATACCTAAAAGAATGCAAGAAAATAGCCCAATTCCTCCAATGAAGTATATATTTCTTTTAATACTTGAATCTATCCTTTCAATAGATAACCCAAGGTTCAGTATCCCTACTTTTTGCCCTTCTATAGTAATAGGAGCCATTACATCATATACTGTAACATTTTTACTTTCTAAAAAATATTCACGTATATAATAATCTCCATTCTCAATAGCATTAACAATGTTCTCATCTGCTAAAAAATCCCCTATCGTAAATAACTCAGCATCACTAGTTGCTTCTATTTCCATATCATTATTAATAAAAGTAGCATAAATTATCTCTTCATTTTGTGATAACTCTAGTGATAGGTTTTGATATCCATATCTTTGAGTCATTTCATGGACTTTATCGCCTGATATTGCAATTTGAACGAATTCCCCATTTGGTGCCTTTACTGCCCCAAATTTATAATATTTTTCTTCTTCTGAAGCCATATCTCTTCTAATATCTTCCATGATTTCTTTTTCATTACTTCTTGAAAATATAGTTAGTGGATGGTCTTCACCTGGTTGCCAGCCAATGTCACCTCTCACAGTAGAATGTGTCATGACTCTATCAATACCATACCAATATATTTCATCAATAGTAGATCTATTAGCTATTTCATCTAGCAACTCATTGCTCAAATTTTCACGATTAGCTATGACATCACGGGCTGCTGTTCTCATATTTTCTTCTAACATAGCATTAATTTCTTTTAATGCATATCTATTGTCTTCTATTCTCTTGATAACTTGTTGTACTAGCTCTTGGCTATGTGCCTCCATCTCATTGACTAAGCTTTGTCTTAATAAGACAGAAGATATAACTCCTATAAGCAAAATACCAATACACACAGCTATTAAAGGAAAAACTGTTATCTTACTTTTAATTGATCCTCTCTTTTTATCTTTTTTATGCATTTTAACACTCCCCCTCTAATTCATAATAACTTGATTGTGCTGATACTCTCTAATATTGATAATAAATATATACGCACGATTAAATTGTTATGTTCACCATCCTTATGTTATATATTTTTTTGCAATCGTTTTCCCAGACTTCATACAGTACACATATGTCTATTACTATACCAAGTTTCATGCCAACTTTTAATTACTAGTAATAATTCTCATATCAATTAAGCAAATAGCTTTACCTTCTTGTTCAGATAGTAGTCTATTATTTACTTCTTAAAGTTGAATATAAAGTAAACAAGTATGAAATAATCACATACTATGAAATTATTTCATACTTGCTTGCTTCATTTTCAGATTAATTTACCGCGTACAAAAATCGTCAGGTATTCATAAAATACATATCTGCCGATTTCATCTAATTTTTATGATTTGCTTAAGAGGATTAAAACTATAATGTATGTTTTCTATCTATTATACTTCCTTCAGTATATATATAATCATACTCCTATTGTTTTAAAAGTATCAAGGAACTCAAATAAAAAATATATGCACTACATATTTTTTAAGTAAAATATAGCTAATTGGGTTCTATCTCTTAATTTCAACTTCTCCAAGAGTCCAGATATATAGTTTCTAACAGTACCATCACTTAACTTAGCCCCTATTTCTTTATTAGATAAGCCTTCTGATATGAGTTGTAATATCTCCAGTTCTCGACTTCCTAATTCATAATTAATTTTAGACTTATGAAGCTTATCTTTTAACATTAATGTTAAAGTATTTACCACTTCTTTATCTAGAACAGTATTGCCTCTATATACAGTTCTTAAACTGTCAATTATACTGTCAGAAGATTGATTCTTTAATATATAGCCTTCTGCACCATTTTTCACTGCTTCTTTTATGTATTCATCATCCTTAAAGGTTGTTAATATGATAATCTTTATATCATTAAAATGTTCTTTTATGAGCTTTGTACCTAGTACTCCATCCATTATAGGCATTCTTATATCCATAAGAACTATATCTGGTCTTAGCTTCTGACACAGTTCAAAGGCTTGTTGTCCATTAGATGCTATTCCTACTACTTCTATATCTGATTCCAAGCTTAAAAGTAATTTAAGACTGTCCCTAATTAACGCGTCATCATCAACTATTAGAACCTTCAATGCACACACCTCCTTGAACATTTTCTCTTGGAATAATAGCAACTATCATAAACCCATCATTTGAATCTATAGAAATATTTCCACAGCAATATAAATAAATTTAAAGTTAAAAGTCCTAAGCTTAACTTAAGTAGTCGCATTGCTAGAATAAGCACTATGATAATTTGGATACCTATAATTGTTATAAAACTTAGAATATTTTGCAGCATATAACTTTTGTTAGTAACAGGTGAGCTAAATACTCTAGTAATTGTTGTGAGTGCAATAGAGTGCAATAGGGACAGTGCAATAGGGACAGTGCAATAGGGACAGTGCAATAGGGACAGTGCAATAGGGACGGTTCTTTTTGCATTACTTTCTTGATGCAAAAAGAACCGTCCCTACTGCATTTTTACCTAATACTATTTATCAAATCATCAATATTTGAATAGGGAGCATTTAAGGTTTTAGCCCGTTGAAGCTCTTGTTTGGCTTGTTCAAACTGCCCCATATCGTAATAAACAATTCCTAGCATATAGTGTCCATCTTTAGGGGACAATTTTGCCAAAGTCTTAGCATATTCTACTGCTTTATTATAGTTACCAGTTATTGCTTCCGCCTTCGTAGTTATCCAAAGTACCTCTATTTTGATATTTTTATTTGTAGGCTTTTGATTTAAAATCTCTTCTCCTAAACTTGCTGCTTCCTTCCAATTTTGATTGGAATCATATTTATATAGTTCTTCCAGTTTTACAAGTACATTATTGTTTCCATAATTAAAGCCATATACTAATCCAGAAGCTCCAATTACTATAGTTAATAGAATAAATATTGTCTTACTAAGATACCACTTCCTGTTGTTATCTTTAACCTTTACTATTCCAGAAGCTAGAAATCCACCTAATAAACCACCCATGTGTCCAAAGTTATCTATACCTGTATTCATAAATCCATAAGCCAAATTTATTGCTAAAGTTATGAGGATACTTCTACCAAAATAAATCTTAAAAAGATTGGGAAATTCAACACCAAAGTATAAAAGTGTTCCCAACAATCCGAATATAGCTCCTGAAGCACCAACTGAAGGATTTATTGAAAACATAAAGCTTAGGAGACTTCCCATAAATCCAGCTGTTACATATATAAATAGAAACTTGCCTTTGCCATATATTCTTTCTACTGTTGGTCCAACGGCATATAAAGAATAACAATTGACAAGCAAATGTGTAAAATCAGCATGTAAAAATATTGGGGTTATAAATCTCCAGTACTGACCATTTATAATATTGATATTGATTTTAGCTCCAAAATCAAATAATAATTGACTGTAACTTCTGCCAGTTCTTAATGAAATATAATTCAGCAAAGCCCACATTGCTACATTAACAATGATTAATATATATGTG includes the following:
- a CDS encoding response regulator transcription factor: MKVLIVDDDALIRDSLKLLLSLESDIEVVGIASNGQQAFELCQKLRPDIVLMDIRMPIMDGVLGTKLIKEHFNDIKIIILTTFKDDEYIKEAVKNGAEGYILKNQSSDSIIDSLRTVYRGNTVLDKEVVNTLTLMLKDKLHKSKINYELGSRELEILQLISEGLSNKEIGAKLSDGTVRNYISGLLEKLKLRDRTQLAIFYLKNM
- a CDS encoding rhomboid family intramembrane serine protease, translated to MNYNEGNYYQVRKVVTLNVKRPIITYILIIVNVAMWALLNYISLRTGRSYSQLLFDFGAKININIINGQYWRFITPIFLHADFTHLLVNCYSLYAVGPTVERIYGKGKFLFIYVTAGFMGSLLSFMFSINPSVGASGAIFGLLGTLLYFGVEFPNLFKIYFGRSILITLAINLAYGFMNTGIDNFGHMGGLLGGFLASGIVKVKDNNRKWYLSKTIFILLTIVIGASGLVYGFNYGNNNVLVKLEELYKYDSNQNWKEAASLGEEILNQKPTNKNIKIEVLWITTKAEAITGNYNKAVEYAKTLAKLSPKDGHYMLGIVYYDMGQFEQAKQELQRAKTLNAPYSNIDDLINSIR
- a CDS encoding methyl-accepting chemotaxis protein, which gives rise to MHKKDKKRGSIKSKITVFPLIAVCIGILLIGVISSVLLRQSLVNEMEAHSQELVQQVIKRIEDNRYALKEINAMLEENMRTAARDVIANRENLSNELLDEIANRSTIDEIYWYGIDRVMTHSTVRGDIGWQPGEDHPLTIFSRSNEKEIMEDIRRDMASEEEKYYKFGAVKAPNGEFVQIAISGDKVHEMTQRYGYQNLSLELSQNEEIIYATFINNDMEIEATSDAELFTIGDFLADENIVNAIENGDYYIREYFLESKNVTVYDVMAPITIEGQKVGILNLGLSIERIDSSIKRNIYFIGGIGLFSCILLGIVLFVRSNSIAKSIISLTEEIETLSNYNLTFKRDKEVNLYSKRDDEIGSIAKALIKMQSNFRNIIGKTMEVSQHVGTSSSELIDVTNQTAIASDEVAKAVEEIAKGASEQAKDTEISAGYIEDIGKLFDECDDCTRELNNAIEKIDNQKEDGFIVLGGLIQKTEKNNEVIEHINNIVINNKENAEKIEAASEMIKKISEQTNLLALNAAIEAARAGEAGKGFAVVAEEIRKLADQSNSFTEEIKELILYLKTDSENAVQEMLEIKELADEQKISVEETKTKFETIALAIDIVKTIIIRLNDSAKEMNIRKNKLIDLTQNLSAIAEENAAGTEEASASIEELTASMEQIASSSEYLGNLADEMKRSISEFKL